The stretch of DNA CAGGTTATGGAAATGTTTCTAAAGGTGCCCAGGAGATTCTTGATGAACTACCAATTATTGAAATTTCACCTTCTCAACTTTTGAACTTAAATCAGGTTAAAAGTATTTCGCGCAATCATATCCATAAGGTAATTTTCAAAGAAGAGCATCTTGTTATGCCAAAAGAAGGAAATGAGGAGTTTAGGCTACAAGATTATTATGAAAATCCACAACACTACAAATCGCAATTTGCAAAATACATTCCTCACTTATCTATACTTGTAAACTGTATTTATTGGACGCTACAGTGCCCGAGATTCGTTACAAAAGAAAATCTGAAATCACTTTATCTAAAGGATAAAAATCAGAAGCTGCAAGTTATTGGAGATATTAGTTGTGATATCAATGGGTCAATTGAATTTACTTCCAAGATGACAAAACCAGATAGTCCTACTTATGTTTACAATCCCCTTGTGGATAAAGAATATGATGGTATACAAGGAAACGGAGTCGTAGTTATGGCAAGAGGAAATTTGCCCTGTGAAATTCCACGAGAGTCATCTATATTTTTTAGTAATGAATTAATTGATTTTGTCCCGCAAATTGTAAATGCCCATAGTTCAGATAGCCTGGACAAGAATGCTCTTCCATTACCAATTCGGAAAGCATTAATTGTTTATAAAGGGGAACTTACAAAAGATTTTGAATATATAAAAGAATATCTTTGAAACTTGAAATTGGAAATTGGAAACTGGAAAACTGGAAGACTGAAAAAGAAATATCAAGTATCAAATTTCAAGTATCAAGTTTCCAGTTTCTGATATGAAAGGAAAAAGAATATGAAAAAAGTACTGATTCTTGGTGCTGGATTAGTTTCCAGACCTCATGTTAATTACCTGCTTGAACCGCCCGACCTTTTGCTCACAGTCGCAAGCAGGACAGTAAGTAAGGCTGAGAAGTTGGTTGGGGACCACCCTCGTGGGAAAGCCATCTCTCTAAATGTAAAAGATGATAAGAAATTAGAAGAATTAGTATCTGAAAATGACCTTGCTGTAAGTTTATTACCATATACCTATCATGTTAAAATTGCGAAACTTTGTATTAAACATAAGAAAAATATGGTTACAACATCTTATGTGAGCGATGCTATGAAGGAGTTAGATAGTGAAGCCAAATCTGCAGGAATTATTCTACTGAATGAAACAGGGGTTGATCCTGGTATTGACCATATGTCTGCAATGAAAGTAATTAATAATGTGAAAAATAATGGAGGCGGAATAAAAAGTTTCAAATCATATTGTGGGGGATTGCCAGCACCGGAAGCTAATACTAATCCCTGGGGCTATAAATTTTCATGGAGTCCAAGAGGTGTTGTTATGGCCGGGAAGAATTCTGCAAAATATCTTATGGATAAGAAAATTATTGAAATTCCAGGTCCAGAACTATTTGCAACAAATTGGTCAGTTGATATACCTAACTTTGGTAAATTGGAAGCATATCCAAATCGCAACTCAGTTCCTTATAAAGAATTGTATAACATACAGAATACCGAAACAATGTTTCGTGGCACACTTCGTTATCCTGGCTGGTGTGCTACAATGAAAAAAATTGCTGAACTCGGTCTTCTTGATGATGAAAAGGTTTATTCTCTTAAGAATTTGTCCTATGCTGAATTTATGAGAAATTTAATATTAGATTCAAAGTATGAGGATTTAAAACAAGATTTAGCAGCTCAGTTAAATTTGGATGTAACCTCAAACCCAATATACAGAGTAAAATGGTTGGGATTATTGGGAGACGAAAAAATCGCTTTAGAAAAAGGCACTGCTATGGATGTCTTCTGTAAAATTCTTTTAGATAAATTGCAATATGCTCCAAATGAGAAAGATATGCTTATTCTTCACCACGAATTTATTGCAGAATTTCCTAACAGAATGCAGAAGATAACATCCACTATGATAGATTATGGGATTCCGGGTGGAGATTCTTCTATGTCCAGAACCGTTGGACTACCTTCAGCTATTGCTGCCAAATTAGTTCTTAATGGGATAATTAAAGAAAAAGGGGTAAAAATTCCTGTAAAACCTGAAATCTATGAACCTATATTAGAAGAGTTAGCGAAACAGAATATTACCTGTAAGGAAAGATATCAGGAGATATAAATTTAATCTCGCTCCTAAAAATTCTTCCGAATTATCATAAGGTTAGCCCATAGTTTTAACTGTGGGTAAAAAGGTAAAAAACCAAATTTAACCCCTTCAGGGGTTTTTATAGTGAATTCATAGATTTAATTTTATAAATAAAATATTGTTCGTGTTAGTTCGTGTGGTTCGTGGCAAAAAAGGATTTACATATGCAAAAAGAGAGATATAAATTTCCAATGGCAAAAGCAATTCACCGATTATACTTGCAAGGTGAAGATGACGAAACAATGTGTCCAATTGCTTTTTTTGATAGTCCAAATGATATGCCAATTGGTCGTTTTGAAGATGGCGATTATGTAATTTTTTACGACATTCGTGGTGAAAGAGAAGTTGAAATAACAGAAGCACTAACCGATTTGCACTTCTCACACTTTCCAACAAAAAAGATGAAACTTAACTTCGTAACAATGATTGAGTATGACCCGAAACTGAATACTAAAGTTGCATTTTCTCGCGCTCACACTGTAAGCAATACATTAAGTGAAGTTGTCAGTAAAGCAGGTTTACACCAGATAAAAATTGTAGAGTCTGAAAAAGAGGTTCATCTTACATATTTTCTTAATGGTAAAAATCAAAAGCCATTTCCAAATGAAGAGAGGGTAATTATTGATTCACCTAAAGTTCAC from Candidatus Cloacimonadota bacterium encodes:
- a CDS encoding bifunctional lysine ketoglutarate reductase /saccharopine dehydrogenase family protein: MKIGIRREDKSKWERRVPLIPEHIKLLKEEYGIETVLQPSKIRVFSDNEYKNYGALIKEDLSECPVVFGIKEIPESFFQPNKTYVFFSHVIKGQSYNMPMLKRILALKCNLIDYERIVNENNKRLIFFGRHAGIAGMIDTLWAFGQRLKYENISDHFKEIKKAYQYKSLEQIKSDIKAIGEKIRKDGVPKILTPLVCGITGYGNVSKGAQEILDELPIIEISPSQLLNLNQVKSISRNHIHKVIFKEEHLVMPKEGNEEFRLQDYYENPQHYKSQFAKYIPHLSILVNCIYWTLQCPRFVTKENLKSLYLKDKNQKLQVIGDISCDINGSIEFTSKMTKPDSPTYVYNPLVDKEYDGIQGNGVVVMARGNLPCEIPRESSIFFSNELIDFVPQIVNAHSSDSLDKNALPLPIRKALIVYKGELTKDFEYIKEYL
- a CDS encoding saccharopine dehydrogenase C-terminal domain-containing protein, with translation MKKVLILGAGLVSRPHVNYLLEPPDLLLTVASRTVSKAEKLVGDHPRGKAISLNVKDDKKLEELVSENDLAVSLLPYTYHVKIAKLCIKHKKNMVTTSYVSDAMKELDSEAKSAGIILLNETGVDPGIDHMSAMKVINNVKNNGGGIKSFKSYCGGLPAPEANTNPWGYKFSWSPRGVVMAGKNSAKYLMDKKIIEIPGPELFATNWSVDIPNFGKLEAYPNRNSVPYKELYNIQNTETMFRGTLRYPGWCATMKKIAELGLLDDEKVYSLKNLSYAEFMRNLILDSKYEDLKQDLAAQLNLDVTSNPIYRVKWLGLLGDEKIALEKGTAMDVFCKILLDKLQYAPNEKDMLILHHEFIAEFPNRMQKITSTMIDYGIPGGDSSMSRTVGLPSAIAAKLVLNGIIKEKGVKIPVKPEIYEPILEELAKQNITCKERYQEI